One Methylobacterium sp. AMS5 genomic region harbors:
- a CDS encoding cold-shock protein, translated as MATGTVKWFNETKGYGFIQPDNGGKDVFVHISAVERAGLRDLAEGQKVTYEVEIDRKSGKESAGQLQVA; from the coding sequence ATGGCAACCGGTACGGTAAAGTGGTTCAACGAGACGAAGGGCTATGGCTTCATCCAGCCCGACAACGGCGGCAAGGACGTGTTCGTGCACATCTCGGCGGTCGAGCGCGCCGGCCTGCGCGATCTCGCTGAAGGGCAGAAGGTGACCTACGAGGTTGAGATCGACCGGAAGAGCGGCAAAGAGTCGGCCGGACAGCTTCAGGTTGCCTGA